From a single Loigolactobacillus coryniformis subsp. coryniformis KCTC 3167 = DSM 20001 genomic region:
- a CDS encoding PBP1A family penicillin-binding protein: MANNNQSRVARHQNGAKKPKKRHPIRRIFLWLLALFVVILVAGGGLFTYYAMSAPKVTQAQLSSQSSSVIYDSSGNKIRTLGLENRSYASGNEIPQTLKDAIVSTEDRRFYSNFGIDPVRILGAAYSNFTGNSGLQGGSTLTQQLVKLAVFSTKKSDQTLRRKAQEAWLAIKVDRSYSKNQILEFYVNKVPLANGVYGMGTAAHYYYNKSLKELDLAQLALIAGMPQAPNTYDPYTNPAAAKARRDLVLQAIVTNKKITSQQAKQAAAVPITEGLVDQQKQTNTDTDNVTDAYISQVVAEVKKKTGLNPYTDGLKIYTNLNMKVQKRLYDIVNTDNYVSFPDDLLQTGVTMTDVKTGKVTAMIGGRKTGNVQFGLNRAVQTSRSSGSTIKPLLDYGPAIEYLNYSTYQQMEDTKYTYAGTSTQLYDWDFEYMGRISLRTALAQSRNVPAVRTLDKVGLTKATQFINGLGITFAKPLELQNGIGADVSSLQEAAGYAAFANGGTYYKPYLINKVEKPDGTSETFDPQGKRAMKSSTAYMITDVLKDVISSGTGTSAQISGLHQAGKTGTTNYSDDELNNSTSISSSMAKDSWFTGYSKDYAISVWTGYDQPQQHGLTSTEQQVAANIYRELMQYANTETNASGGNWTKPSSVVAANILKGSNPAQLAASGASSSQVTRELFVRGTQPTTVASSTTSSRRKTSTSSSSISSSSSSLASSSFSSAVSSASSSAIEQSSSQVSQSSSSAASQSTNNGQSNANTATTDTNANQNTTNSSNTQTPSSNTGS; the protein is encoded by the coding sequence ATGGCCAATAATAATCAATCACGCGTTGCCCGACATCAAAATGGAGCAAAGAAACCAAAAAAGCGCCATCCGATTCGGCGCATTTTTCTCTGGCTATTAGCCCTATTTGTAGTTATCTTAGTTGCCGGAGGTGGTTTATTCACTTACTACGCAATGAGCGCCCCTAAGGTGACGCAAGCACAGCTTTCTAGTCAATCCTCTTCAGTGATTTACGATAGCTCTGGCAACAAAATTCGCACCTTAGGGCTCGAAAATCGGAGTTATGCTTCTGGCAATGAAATTCCGCAAACTTTAAAGGATGCAATCGTCTCAACCGAAGACCGCCGTTTCTATTCTAATTTTGGGATCGATCCTGTCCGGATACTGGGGGCTGCCTATTCTAATTTTACTGGTAATTCTGGGTTACAGGGCGGGAGTACTTTGACACAGCAATTAGTGAAGTTGGCTGTCTTCTCCACTAAAAAATCAGATCAGACCTTAAGGCGTAAGGCACAAGAAGCTTGGTTAGCAATCAAAGTCGATCGCTCTTACTCCAAGAACCAGATCCTAGAGTTTTACGTCAATAAAGTGCCATTAGCTAACGGTGTCTATGGTATGGGTACCGCCGCTCATTATTACTATAACAAGTCATTAAAAGAATTGGACTTAGCCCAATTAGCGCTGATCGCTGGAATGCCGCAAGCGCCTAACACTTACGATCCTTACACTAACCCAGCAGCAGCTAAGGCACGGCGTGATCTTGTTTTACAGGCAATAGTGACCAACAAAAAAATCACTAGTCAACAAGCAAAACAAGCTGCAGCAGTACCAATCACCGAGGGTTTAGTCGACCAACAAAAGCAAACCAATACGGATACTGATAACGTCACTGATGCCTATATCAGTCAGGTTGTCGCTGAAGTTAAAAAGAAAACTGGATTAAATCCTTATACTGATGGCTTAAAGATCTATACGAACCTAAACATGAAAGTTCAAAAACGACTTTACGATATTGTTAACACGGATAACTACGTTAGTTTCCCAGACGATCTACTACAAACTGGGGTTACGATGACCGACGTTAAAACCGGTAAAGTCACGGCGATGATCGGTGGTCGTAAAACGGGCAACGTTCAGTTTGGACTTAACCGCGCGGTTCAAACTAGTCGTAGTAGTGGCTCGACAATCAAGCCATTACTTGACTACGGTCCAGCAATTGAGTACTTGAATTATTCAACTTACCAACAAATGGAGGATACCAAGTACACTTATGCCGGTACATCAACCCAATTATATGATTGGGACTTTGAGTACATGGGTCGAATCTCACTCCGAACTGCTTTAGCGCAATCACGTAACGTTCCTGCAGTCCGTACTTTAGATAAAGTTGGCTTGACTAAAGCCACGCAATTTATCAACGGTTTGGGCATTACATTCGCAAAACCGTTAGAGTTACAAAATGGGATCGGTGCTGATGTCTCTAGTTTACAAGAAGCTGCCGGTTACGCTGCTTTTGCCAACGGTGGCACCTACTACAAGCCATATTTGATCAATAAGGTGGAAAAGCCAGATGGAACGAGTGAAACCTTTGATCCACAAGGCAAACGCGCTATGAAGTCCTCCACCGCCTACATGATCACTGATGTTTTAAAAGATGTTATCTCTAGTGGTACTGGGACAAGCGCACAAATCAGCGGATTACATCAAGCAGGTAAAACTGGGACTACTAATTACTCCGATGATGAATTAAATAATAGTACTAGCATTTCCAGCAGTATGGCTAAGGATTCTTGGTTCACTGGTTACTCAAAGGATTACGCGATCTCAGTCTGGACTGGTTATGATCAACCGCAACAACATGGATTGACTTCGACCGAGCAACAAGTTGCCGCCAATATTTATCGTGAGTTAATGCAGTACGCAAATACAGAAACAAACGCAAGTGGTGGTAATTGGACTAAGCCAAGTAGCGTGGTTGCGGCCAACATTCTTAAGGGCTCGAATCCAGCACAGTTGGCGGCTAGTGGCGCTTCAAGTAGTCAGGTCACTCGTGAACTATTTGTTCGGGGAACACAGCCGACTACTGTAGCTAGCAGCACTACTTCTAGCAGACGTAAAACGTCAACCAGTAGTTCAAGTATTTCTAGCAGTAGTTCAAGCTTAGCTAGCAGCAGTTTCAGTTCAGCGGTCAGCAGCGCTTCCAGCTCAGCAATTGAACAATCATCAAGTCAAGTTAGTCAAAGTAGTAGCTCAGCAGCTAGTCAAAGTACCAATAACGGTCAATCAAACGCTAATACTGCAACAACAGATACTAACGCAAATCAGAATACGACCAACAGTTCGAACACACAAACACCTAGTAGCAATACTGGTAGTTAA
- the asnS gene encoding asparagine--tRNA ligase — MVQQINIIDAKNHVDEEVKIGAWLTDKRSSGKIAFLQLRDGTAFFQGVLVKSAVSEEIFQLAKQMHQEASMWVYGTIHQDTRSKFGYEIEISNLELVGESEGYPITPKEHGIDFLLDHRHLWLRSRRPFAIMKIRNEVIRASYEFFNARGFIKMDAPILTGSAPEGTTELFHTEYFGRDAYLSQSGQLYAEAGALAFDKVFTFGPTFRAEESKTRRHLIEFWMLEPEMAFMHQEESLKIQEEYVAYLVQNVLDHCDYELDLLERDKEVLKRYTKLPYQRISYDDAVAMLQKNNFDVEWGVDFGSPEETFLADQFEQPVFVLNYPKKIKPFYMKPHPTRDDVVICADLLAPEGYGEIIGGSERATDYNYLLEQIKKAGLDPKEYSWYLDLRKYGSVPHSGFGLGLERALTWICGVDHVRETIPFPRLLNRIYP; from the coding sequence ATGGTTCAACAAATTAATATCATTGATGCCAAAAATCATGTCGATGAAGAAGTCAAAATCGGTGCTTGGTTGACCGACAAACGTTCCAGCGGCAAAATTGCCTTTTTACAATTACGTGATGGGACGGCCTTTTTCCAAGGTGTTTTAGTTAAAAGTGCTGTCAGTGAGGAAATCTTCCAATTGGCTAAGCAAATGCATCAGGAAGCAAGTATGTGGGTGTACGGTACGATCCATCAAGATACACGTTCTAAGTTTGGTTATGAAATTGAGATCTCAAATCTAGAGCTTGTTGGTGAAAGTGAAGGTTATCCGATCACACCAAAGGAACATGGGATCGATTTTCTGTTAGACCATCGTCATTTATGGTTACGTTCACGGCGGCCTTTTGCCATCATGAAGATTCGTAACGAAGTGATCCGAGCTAGTTACGAATTCTTTAATGCGCGGGGCTTCATTAAAATGGATGCGCCAATTTTAACTGGCAGTGCGCCAGAAGGCACGACTGAATTATTCCACACTGAATATTTTGGGCGTGATGCATACCTATCACAAAGTGGACAGTTATACGCCGAAGCCGGTGCTTTAGCTTTTGACAAGGTCTTTACCTTCGGACCAACTTTCCGAGCTGAAGAATCGAAAACACGGCGCCATTTGATCGAATTCTGGATGCTAGAACCAGAAATGGCCTTTATGCATCAAGAAGAAAGTCTAAAGATTCAAGAAGAATATGTGGCTTACTTAGTTCAAAATGTATTGGATCACTGTGATTATGAATTGGATCTATTGGAACGAGATAAGGAAGTCTTAAAACGCTACACTAAATTACCTTACCAACGGATCAGTTACGATGATGCAGTTGCGATGTTACAAAAAAATAATTTTGACGTTGAATGGGGCGTTGACTTTGGTTCACCAGAAGAAACTTTCTTGGCTGACCAATTTGAGCAACCCGTGTTTGTTTTAAATTATCCGAAGAAGATCAAGCCGTTTTACATGAAACCACATCCAACCCGTGATGACGTGGTGATCTGTGCTGATTTATTGGCACCAGAAGGTTATGGTGAAATCATCGGTGGTAGTGAACGGGCAACAGACTATAATTATTTGTTGGAGCAGATCAAAAAAGCTGGGTTAGATCCAAAAGAATATAGTTGGTATCTAGATCTCCGTAAATATGGTAGTGTGCCGCATTCTGGTTTTGGTCTTGGCCTAGAACGGGCGTTGACTTGGATCTGTGGTGTTGATCACGTGCGGGAAACAATTCCGTTCCCACGTTTGTTAAACCGGATTTACCCATAA
- a CDS encoding DUF1273 domain-containing protein, with protein MRLWVTGYRSYELGVFSANEPKLKIIKAALRAEIIAHFEQHLAWVISGGQLGTEQWGLEVATELKKDYPELQTAMMLSFADFGKNWNETNQTALEVLRSQVDFSAAVSDKPYHSPKQLRNYQEFMLTHTDGALVLYDETAPGKTHYTVEAIQRYQAQHDYELSLLDFDDLQDMANNYQEDQENGFQAE; from the coding sequence ATGCGGTTATGGGTAACAGGTTACCGTAGTTATGAACTCGGCGTTTTCAGCGCTAACGAACCAAAGTTAAAAATTATTAAAGCCGCGTTACGGGCTGAAATAATTGCCCATTTTGAGCAACATTTGGCTTGGGTGATCAGCGGTGGACAATTAGGAACTGAGCAGTGGGGCCTAGAAGTCGCCACCGAATTAAAAAAAGATTATCCAGAACTACAGACGGCAATGATGCTGTCGTTTGCTGATTTTGGCAAGAATTGGAATGAGACGAACCAAACGGCGCTAGAAGTGTTGCGCAGCCAAGTCGATTTTTCTGCTGCCGTCAGCGATAAACCCTATCATTCGCCTAAACAATTAAGAAATTATCAAGAATTCATGTTGACGCACACAGATGGTGCGTTAGTATTATATGATGAAACAGCGCCGGGTAAAACTCACTATACAGTTGAGGCAATCCAGCGATATCAAGCGCAACATGATTACGAATTAAGCTTGCTCGACTTTGATGATTTACAAGATATGGCAAATAATTATCAAGAAGATCAAGAAAATGGTTTTCAAGCAGAATAA
- the nth gene encoding endonuclease III, with translation MLSKKQTQQAVEIMGKMFPNAQPSLDARTPFQYMISVMLSAQATDISVNKVTPKLFRDFPDPQAMAAASETALQADIHSIGLYRNKAKHMKAASQALLDDFNGVVPSTRAELMQLPGVGRKTADVVLADAFGIPAFAVDTHVTRVTKRLRMVPQKATVLEIEQRMMKLLPEDLWVTAHHRMIYFGRYHCLARAPKCEQCPLLSMCADGQRRLGLKK, from the coding sequence ATGTTATCAAAAAAGCAAACACAACAAGCGGTTGAAATTATGGGTAAGATGTTTCCTAACGCCCAGCCATCATTAGATGCACGAACACCATTCCAATATATGATCTCGGTAATGTTAAGTGCACAGGCAACGGATATTTCGGTCAATAAAGTGACCCCTAAATTATTCAGAGATTTTCCTGATCCACAAGCGATGGCGGCAGCTAGCGAAACTGCTTTACAGGCAGATATTCATAGTATTGGCTTGTATCGAAATAAAGCAAAACATATGAAGGCAGCCAGCCAAGCGCTGTTAGACGATTTTAACGGCGTTGTGCCATCGACTAGAGCGGAATTAATGCAATTACCTGGGGTCGGGCGCAAAACGGCTGACGTCGTTCTGGCGGACGCTTTTGGGATTCCGGCGTTTGCAGTCGATACCCATGTGACACGGGTGACGAAACGATTACGGATGGTCCCACAAAAAGCAACGGTGTTGGAAATTGAGCAACGGATGATGAAGTTATTACCGGAAGATCTATGGGTCACTGCCCATCATCGGATGATCTACTTTGGCCGTTATCATTGTTTAGCTCGGGCGCCTAAATGTGAACAGTGTCCGTTATTGAGTATGTGTGCTGATGGTCAACGGCGGTTAGGATTAAAAAAATAA
- a CDS encoding DnaD domain protein — MQQFINAGQTTVSSLLLAHFHELGITNDEFLVYLELKSFYDAGNHFPDMATIAQRLRLSSTQVYQIIHRMIQKKILTIDTTQDKQGRSQDQYDFALMYRKLATYLSQQNRQVVEQKSSDQRQALFEQIETEFGRPLSPIEYETIAAWLDQDHYQADVIGLALREAVLNQAYSLKYMDRILLSWERKHLTTKQQIQREQEKRQQRQPSSGAAAQSSTEDIPQIPMYNWAEPDDDEKQ, encoded by the coding sequence ATGCAGCAATTTATTAACGCGGGGCAGACAACTGTTTCCAGTCTGTTGCTGGCGCATTTTCATGAATTAGGCATCACCAATGATGAATTTTTGGTTTATTTAGAATTAAAGAGTTTCTATGACGCAGGGAACCATTTTCCAGATATGGCTACGATCGCTCAGCGACTGCGGCTTTCTAGTACTCAGGTTTATCAGATCATTCACCGCATGATCCAAAAGAAGATCTTGACGATCGATACGACTCAGGATAAACAGGGTCGTAGTCAGGATCAATACGATTTTGCGTTGATGTATCGCAAATTAGCGACTTATTTGAGTCAACAAAATCGGCAAGTTGTCGAACAAAAATCATCCGATCAGCGGCAAGCATTATTTGAGCAGATCGAAACCGAGTTTGGTCGGCCGCTATCACCGATTGAATACGAAACCATTGCGGCTTGGCTAGACCAAGATCATTATCAAGCAGATGTGATCGGGTTAGCATTGCGCGAAGCAGTTTTGAATCAAGCTTATAGTTTGAAATACATGGATCGTATTTTGTTAAGTTGGGAACGTAAACACTTGACCACTAAGCAACAGATCCAACGAGAACAGGAAAAGCGGCAACAACGTCAACCTAGTTCCGGTGCGGCAGCGCAATCATCCACTGAGGATATTCCGCAGATCCCGATGTATAATTGGGCGGAGCCTGACGATGATGAGAAGCAATAA
- the gpsB gene encoding cell division regulator GpsB: protein MDNLNFTTQDILQKEFKTKMRGYDPAEVDEFLDQVIKDYEAYNAKIDELAGNNQRLRSRNDELTKQVTVNKNVQSAQPNPTVTNFDILKRLSNLERHVFGAKLDDSNQDGPRKLNS, encoded by the coding sequence ATGGATAATTTAAATTTTACAACTCAGGATATTCTCCAGAAAGAATTCAAAACTAAGATGCGGGGTTATGATCCAGCTGAAGTTGATGAATTTCTAGATCAAGTGATCAAGGATTATGAGGCATATAATGCCAAAATTGATGAGTTAGCTGGTAATAATCAGCGCCTACGGTCACGTAACGATGAGTTAACCAAACAGGTTACGGTGAACAAAAATGTCCAAAGTGCGCAACCTAATCCAACGGTAACTAACTTTGATATCTTGAAGCGGCTGTCGAATCTTGAACGGCATGTATTTGGTGCTAAGCTAGATGACAGCAACCAAGATGGTCCACGCAAGTTAAATAGTTAA
- the recU gene encoding Holliday junction resolvase RecU, whose protein sequence is MPLHYPNGNLYHNDAKAQPKKQMARSQTRFDNRGMSLEEEINESNQFYRAHDIAVVYKKPLPLQIVKVDYPKRSAAVIKEAYFRQPSTTDYNGVYRGYYLDFEAKETKNKASFPLKNFHQHQIEHMRHCLRQAGICFVIMRFVSLNRLFVYPASPLIAHWDQQNTGGRKSILLTDIETNGFEVHYALKPRIPYLTAIDQFIATLTIEKGDHHGQ, encoded by the coding sequence ATGCCGTTGCATTATCCAAATGGCAACCTCTACCACAATGATGCCAAAGCGCAGCCAAAAAAGCAAATGGCACGCAGCCAAACACGCTTTGATAACCGGGGCATGTCATTAGAAGAGGAAATTAATGAAAGTAACCAATTTTATCGTGCTCACGATATTGCAGTCGTCTATAAAAAGCCGCTGCCATTACAGATCGTTAAAGTTGATTATCCCAAACGTAGCGCCGCAGTAATCAAAGAGGCTTACTTTCGCCAACCATCGACTACTGACTATAATGGTGTGTACCGAGGCTATTATCTTGACTTTGAAGCTAAGGAAACTAAAAATAAAGCCAGCTTCCCGCTGAAAAACTTTCATCAGCACCAGATCGAACACATGCGCCATTGCTTGCGCCAAGCGGGGATCTGTTTTGTTATTATGCGTTTTGTTAGCTTAAATCGTTTATTCGTTTATCCGGCCTCACCATTGATCGCACATTGGGATCAACAAAACACTGGTGGCCGCAAATCTATTCTATTAACTGATATCGAAACCAATGGCTTTGAAGTGCATTACGCTTTAAAACCACGGATCCCTTATCTGACGGCAATCGATCAATTCATTGCCACGTTAACTATTGAAAAAGGAGATCATCATGGCCAATAA